In Thauera sp. JM12B12, one DNA window encodes the following:
- a CDS encoding LysE family translocator produces the protein MIDLPLMTYVATMSVTPGPNNIMLAASGVNFGFRRTLPHLLGVSAGNSVQVLIVASGLAWVMAWLDALRLPLVVVGCGYLLWLALRQARAGQPGRGGRVAPLGFVAAVLFQWVNPKAWMMVLNVAILFLPRDADWTTAAGLALLCMSVNLPCITLWAVAGARLRTWLQQPAALTAFNYTMAALLAATALWIGADEAGALL, from the coding sequence ATGATCGACCTGCCGCTGATGACCTACGTCGCCACGATGTCCGTGACGCCGGGGCCCAACAACATCATGCTCGCCGCCTCCGGGGTCAATTTCGGTTTCCGCCGCACGCTGCCGCACCTGCTCGGCGTCAGCGCCGGCAACAGCGTCCAGGTGCTGATCGTCGCCAGCGGCCTGGCCTGGGTGATGGCCTGGCTGGACGCCTTGCGCCTGCCGCTGGTGGTGGTCGGCTGTGGCTATCTGCTATGGCTGGCGCTGCGCCAGGCACGCGCCGGCCAGCCGGGCCGCGGCGGCCGGGTCGCGCCGCTCGGGTTCGTGGCCGCGGTGCTGTTCCAGTGGGTGAATCCGAAGGCGTGGATGATGGTGCTCAACGTCGCCATCCTGTTCCTGCCGCGCGACGCCGACTGGACGACGGCCGCCGGGCTGGCGCTGCTGTGCATGTCGGTGAACCTGCCCTGCATCACCCTGTGGGCGGTGGCGGGGGCAAGGCTGCGGACCTGGCTGCAACAGCCGGCCGCGCTGACGGCATTCAACTACACGATGGCGGCGCTGCTCGCCGCGACCGCGCTGTGGATCGGCGCGGACGAGGCGGGCGCGTTGCTGTAG
- the ggt gene encoding gamma-glutamyltransferase — protein MRTRTLLATAVMMAAFGALAKQPVDTGHGGAVATISHEASLAAMQILNAGGNAVDAAVAAAATLGVTDPFSCGIGGGGFMLIYSAKDKRVIALDHRELAPASFHPGVFLDAEGKAMDWKATVPNGISVGVPGTVRGWHEALTRYGTMGFDKVLAPAIRVAEEGFTVGPNFHRINTINEAKFARFSTASALYLQDGKALPVGSVHRNPDLAQTYRDIARGGVKAFYEGPIAASMVAAVNHPPVNPGVSVIAGGLTMADLKDYEARIRQPVRSTYRGYEVYGMPAPSSGGIAIAQALNMLETFDLAGKPRAEIEHLYLEASRLAFADRNAYVADEAFVDFPKDGLLSKAYARERAQRIGERAAPGKVAAGDPYPFEDDRSVPLRPQPRPLAQESMHTTHLAVADREGNVVAYTFTIEDWGGSGIVVPGRGFLLNNELTDFDFEGPHPNVPEAFKRPRSSMSPTIVLKDGAPAFTIGSPGGSTIITTALQTIVNHVDLGMSLADALAAPRMSQRNGDTTLVETLLNFPGSEQAKALEARGHTWRETDQIGAANGIRFNADGTVTAVSEPLRHGGGSAIVQKQ, from the coding sequence ATGAGAACACGCACCCTCCTCGCCACCGCGGTCATGATGGCCGCCTTCGGCGCCCTGGCGAAGCAGCCGGTCGACACCGGCCACGGCGGCGCGGTCGCCACCATCTCGCACGAAGCCAGCCTGGCGGCGATGCAGATCCTGAACGCCGGCGGCAACGCCGTCGACGCCGCGGTCGCGGCCGCGGCCACGCTCGGCGTCACCGACCCGTTCAGCTGCGGCATCGGCGGCGGCGGCTTCATGCTGATCTATTCGGCGAAGGACAAGCGCGTGATCGCGCTCGACCACCGCGAGCTCGCCCCGGCGAGCTTCCACCCTGGCGTCTTCCTCGACGCCGAAGGCAAGGCGATGGACTGGAAGGCCACCGTGCCCAACGGCATCTCGGTCGGCGTGCCCGGCACCGTGCGCGGCTGGCACGAGGCGCTGACGCGCTACGGCACGATGGGCTTCGACAAGGTGCTCGCCCCCGCCATCCGCGTGGCCGAGGAAGGCTTCACCGTCGGCCCCAACTTCCACCGCATCAACACGATCAACGAGGCCAAGTTCGCGCGCTTCTCGACCGCGTCGGCGCTCTACCTGCAGGACGGCAAGGCGCTGCCGGTGGGCAGCGTGCACCGCAACCCCGACCTCGCGCAGACCTACCGCGACATCGCGCGCGGCGGCGTGAAGGCCTTCTACGAGGGTCCGATCGCGGCCAGCATGGTGGCGGCGGTGAACCACCCGCCGGTCAATCCGGGCGTGAGCGTGATCGCCGGCGGCCTGACCATGGCCGACCTCAAGGACTACGAGGCGCGCATCCGCCAGCCGGTGCGCTCGACCTACCGCGGCTACGAGGTGTACGGCATGCCCGCGCCCTCGAGCGGCGGCATCGCGATCGCGCAGGCGCTCAACATGCTCGAGACCTTCGATCTCGCGGGCAAGCCGCGCGCCGAAATCGAGCACCTTTACCTCGAGGCCTCGCGCCTGGCCTTCGCCGACCGCAACGCCTACGTCGCCGACGAGGCGTTCGTGGACTTTCCCAAGGACGGCCTGCTGTCAAAGGCCTACGCCCGCGAGCGCGCGCAGCGGATCGGCGAACGCGCGGCGCCGGGCAAGGTCGCGGCCGGTGACCCCTACCCCTTCGAGGACGACCGCTCGGTGCCGCTGCGCCCGCAGCCAAGGCCGCTCGCGCAGGAGTCGATGCACACCACCCACCTCGCGGTCGCCGACCGCGAAGGCAACGTGGTCGCCTATACCTTCACCATCGAGGACTGGGGTGGCAGCGGCATCGTGGTGCCGGGGCGCGGCTTCCTGCTCAACAACGAGCTCACCGACTTCGACTTCGAAGGCCCGCACCCGAACGTACCCGAAGCCTTCAAGCGCCCGCGCTCGAGCATGAGCCCGACGATCGTGCTCAAGGACGGCGCGCCCGCGTTCACGATCGGCTCGCCCGGCGGCTCGACCATCATCACCACCGCGCTGCAGACCATCGTCAATCACGTCGATCTGGGCATGAGCCTGGCCGACGCGCTCGCCGCGCCACGCATGAGCCAGCGCAACGGCGACACCACGCTGGTCGAGACCCTGCTGAACTTCCCCGGCAGCGAACAGGCGAAGGCGCTGGAGGCCAGGGGCCACACGTGGCGCGAGACCGACCAGATCGGCGCCGCCAACGGCATCCGCTTCAACGCCGACGGCACGGTGACCGCAGTCAGCGAGCCGCTGCGCCACGGCGGCGGCAGCGCGATCGTGCAGAAGCAGTAG
- a CDS encoding acetate/propionate family kinase encodes MKAVLVLNAGSSSLKFALYPINGDVAEAPAVSGQVEGIGATPEVTLKTADGERIREAVPTAGSQGEQHRDALNHVFALLARHNPALDIVAAGHRIVHGGERYSTPVVLNAELIDELEDFVPLAPLHQPHNLRAVHAVTALMPRIPQVGCFDTAFHRTQPAIAQAFALPRRLTKGGIKRYGFHGLSYDYVARQLPEIIGERAQGAVVIAHLGNGASMCALRDGKSVASTMGFTAVEGLMMGTRTGSLDPGVLLYLMEEKGMDARALSRLLYKESGLLGVSGISQDMRTLLASDAPEAKEAVDLFCYRIARELGSLAAAAGGLDALVFTGGIGEHAAPVRTQVAALSAWLGVDIDAAANAAHARRIDTPASRVAVAVVPTNEERMIARYTAQTLGL; translated from the coding sequence ATGAAAGCCGTCCTCGTTCTCAACGCGGGCTCGTCGAGCCTGAAGTTCGCGCTCTATCCGATCAACGGTGACGTCGCCGAGGCCCCCGCGGTCTCCGGCCAGGTCGAGGGCATCGGCGCCACGCCCGAGGTCACGCTGAAGACCGCCGACGGCGAACGCATCCGCGAGGCAGTGCCCACCGCCGGCAGCCAGGGCGAGCAGCACCGCGACGCGCTCAACCACGTGTTCGCGCTGCTCGCCCGCCACAATCCGGCGCTCGACATCGTCGCCGCCGGCCACCGCATCGTGCATGGCGGCGAGCGCTACAGCACGCCGGTGGTGCTCAATGCCGAGCTCATCGACGAGCTCGAGGACTTCGTGCCGCTGGCGCCGCTGCATCAACCGCACAACCTGCGCGCGGTTCACGCGGTCACTGCGCTCATGCCGCGGATTCCGCAGGTCGGCTGCTTCGACACCGCGTTCCACCGCACCCAGCCAGCGATCGCGCAGGCGTTCGCCCTGCCGCGCCGGCTCACCAAGGGCGGCATCAAGCGCTACGGCTTCCACGGCCTGTCCTACGACTACGTCGCCCGCCAGTTGCCCGAGATCATCGGCGAGCGTGCCCAGGGCGCGGTGGTGATCGCCCATCTGGGCAATGGCGCCTCGATGTGCGCGCTGCGCGACGGCAAGAGCGTGGCCTCGACCATGGGCTTCACCGCGGTCGAGGGCCTGATGATGGGCACCCGCACCGGCAGCCTCGACCCCGGCGTCCTGCTCTACCTGATGGAAGAAAAGGGCATGGATGCGCGCGCGCTCTCCCGGCTGCTGTACAAGGAGTCGGGCCTGCTCGGCGTGTCGGGCATCAGCCAGGACATGCGCACCCTGCTTGCTTCCGACGCGCCCGAGGCGAAGGAGGCGGTCGACCTGTTCTGCTACCGCATCGCGCGCGAACTCGGCTCGCTGGCCGCGGCCGCGGGCGGGCTGGACGCGCTGGTGTTCACCGGCGGCATCGGCGAGCACGCCGCGCCGGTGCGCACGCAGGTCGCTGCGCTGTCGGCCTGGCTCGGCGTGGACATCGACGCGGCCGCCAACGCGGCCCACGCGCGCCGCATCGACACGCCGGCGAGCCGCGTCGCGGTCGCCGTGGTGCCGACCAACGAAGAGCGCATGATCGCGCGCTACACCGCGCAGACGCTGGGGCTGTGA
- a CDS encoding bifunctional enoyl-CoA hydratase/phosphate acetyltransferase — protein sequence MKPAAAPQTIQNRTFDEIQVGDFAQLVRTLRPEDIHLFAAMSGDVNPTHVDLEYARSSQFREVVGHSMWGSTLISTVLGTEFPGPGTVYVSQGLNFWRPITIGDTLTITVTCREKFEHNHHIIFDCLAVNQDGLKVIDGIAEVMAPTEKISRPRVVLPEVTISDRELRYRHLLSVSSGLSPIPIAVAHPCDRESLLGPVQAARAGLVEPILVGPEARIRAVAEEHEIDIKGFRIVDTEHSHASAEVAVAMCRDGGAEALMKGSLHTDEMMSQVVKNLRTGRRISHVFLADVPTYPHPLMITDAAIMIEPTLEDKVDIIQNAIELAHILGLAEPKVAILSAVETVTSKIRSTIDAAALCKMADRGQIKGGLLDGPLAFDNAVSLVAAKTKGIKSVVAGNADILVVPDLESGNMVAKQLEYLANALMAGVVLGARVPIVLTSRADTAETRTASCAVVQLMAHRKREAMKA from the coding sequence ATGAAACCCGCAGCCGCACCCCAGACCATCCAGAACCGAACGTTCGACGAAATCCAGGTGGGTGACTTCGCCCAGCTGGTCCGCACCCTCCGCCCCGAGGACATCCACCTGTTCGCCGCGATGTCCGGCGACGTCAACCCGACTCACGTCGATCTCGAATACGCCCGCTCCAGCCAGTTCCGCGAAGTGGTCGGCCACAGCATGTGGGGCAGCACGCTGATCTCGACCGTGCTCGGCACCGAGTTCCCCGGCCCGGGGACCGTGTATGTGTCGCAGGGGCTCAACTTCTGGCGGCCGATCACGATCGGCGACACGCTGACGATCACCGTCACCTGCAGGGAAAAGTTCGAGCACAACCATCACATCATCTTCGACTGCCTGGCGGTGAACCAGGACGGCCTGAAGGTGATCGACGGCATCGCCGAGGTGATGGCGCCGACCGAGAAGATCTCGCGTCCGCGCGTGGTCCTGCCCGAGGTCACCATCTCCGATCGCGAGCTGCGCTACCGCCACCTGCTGTCGGTGTCGTCGGGCCTGTCGCCGATCCCGATCGCGGTGGCCCACCCCTGCGACCGCGAATCCCTGCTCGGCCCCGTCCAGGCCGCCCGGGCGGGCCTGGTCGAGCCGATCCTGGTCGGCCCCGAGGCGCGCATCCGCGCCGTGGCCGAAGAGCACGAGATCGACATCAAGGGCTTCCGGATCGTCGACACCGAGCACAGCCATGCCTCGGCCGAGGTCGCGGTGGCGATGTGCCGCGACGGCGGCGCCGAAGCCCTGATGAAGGGCTCGCTGCACACCGACGAGATGATGAGCCAGGTGGTCAAGAACCTGCGCACCGGCCGCCGCATCAGCCACGTCTTCCTCGCCGACGTGCCGACCTACCCGCACCCGCTGATGATCACCGACGCGGCGATCATGATCGAGCCGACGCTCGAGGATAAGGTCGACATCATCCAGAACGCGATCGAGCTCGCCCACATCCTCGGCCTGGCCGAGCCCAAGGTGGCGATCCTGTCCGCGGTCGAGACCGTGACCTCGAAGATCCGCTCGACCATCGACGCCGCCGCGCTGTGCAAGATGGCCGACCGCGGCCAGATCAAGGGCGGGCTCCTCGACGGCCCGCTCGCCTTCGACAACGCGGTGTCGCTGGTCGCCGCCAAGACCAAGGGCATCAAGTCGGTGGTCGCCGGCAACGCCGACATCCTGGTGGTGCCCGATCTCGAATCCGGCAACATGGTCGCCAAGCAGCTCGAGTACCTGGCCAACGCGCTGATGGCCGGCGTGGTGCTGGGCGCGCGCGTGCCGATCGTGCTCACCAGCCGCGCCGACACCGCCGAGACCCGCACCGCCTCCTGCGCGGTGGTGCAGCTGATGGCCCACAGGAAGCGCGAGGCGATGAAAGCATGA
- the glmU gene encoding bifunctional UDP-N-acetylglucosamine diphosphorylase/glucosamine-1-phosphate N-acetyltransferase GlmU has translation MQVVVLAAGQGKRMRSILPKVLQPIAGKPMLAHVLEAARTLDARRICVVYGHGGEVVRERLDAPDLAWARQQPQLGTGHAVQQALPHLDDGELALVLYGDVPLIGVPTLRRLVAAAGGERLALLTVEMDNPTGYGRILRDAAGKVVRIVEEKDASADERRVREVNTGILVAPVARLRDWLGRIGNDNAQGEYYLTDIIGLAVADGVEVTTVQPDAFAETLGVNNKLQLAELERIHQGNIARRLMEEGVTLIDPARIDVRGSLSVGRDVEIDVNCVFEGEVELGDGVRIGAHCVVRNARIGAGTRLEPFSHVDSTTMGQACVIGPYARTRPGTVLGADVHLGNFVEVKNSVIADHSKANHLAYVGDADVGSKVNIGAGTITCNYDGANKHRTIIEDEVFIGSDTQLVAPVRVGRGATLGAGTTLTKDAPAEQLTVTRVKQISLNWKRPVKQPR, from the coding sequence ATGCAAGTCGTCGTTCTCGCGGCCGGCCAGGGCAAGCGCATGCGCTCGATCCTGCCCAAGGTCCTGCAACCCATCGCCGGCAAGCCGATGCTGGCCCACGTGCTCGAGGCCGCCCGCACGCTCGACGCTCGGCGCATCTGCGTGGTCTATGGTCACGGCGGCGAAGTCGTGCGCGAGCGCCTCGACGCCCCCGACCTGGCCTGGGCGCGGCAACAGCCGCAGCTCGGCACCGGGCATGCGGTGCAGCAGGCGCTGCCCCACCTCGACGATGGCGAGCTTGCCCTGGTGCTCTATGGCGACGTGCCGCTGATCGGCGTGCCCACCCTGCGCCGGCTGGTCGCCGCCGCCGGTGGCGAGCGCCTGGCACTGCTCACCGTCGAGATGGACAACCCCACCGGCTACGGCCGCATCCTGCGCGATGCCGCCGGCAAGGTGGTCCGCATCGTCGAGGAGAAGGACGCCAGCGCCGACGAGCGCCGCGTGCGCGAAGTCAACACCGGCATCCTGGTCGCTCCGGTGGCGCGCCTGCGCGACTGGCTCGGCCGCATCGGCAACGACAACGCCCAGGGCGAGTACTACCTCACCGACATCATCGGCCTCGCCGTGGCGGACGGCGTCGAGGTGACCACCGTGCAGCCCGACGCCTTCGCCGAGACGCTCGGCGTCAATAACAAGCTGCAGCTGGCCGAGCTCGAGCGCATTCACCAGGGCAACATCGCCCGCCGCCTGATGGAAGAGGGCGTCACCCTGATCGACCCGGCGCGCATCGACGTGCGCGGCAGCCTCAGTGTGGGCCGCGACGTCGAGATCGACGTAAACTGTGTCTTCGAAGGCGAGGTCGAGCTCGGCGACGGCGTGCGCATCGGCGCCCACTGCGTCGTCCGCAATGCCCGCATCGGCGCCGGCACCCGGCTCGAGCCCTTCAGCCACGTCGACAGCACCACCATGGGGCAGGCCTGCGTGATCGGGCCCTATGCGCGCACCCGTCCGGGCACCGTGCTCGGCGCCGACGTGCATCTGGGCAACTTCGTCGAGGTCAAGAACAGCGTCATCGCCGACCACTCCAAGGCCAACCACCTGGCCTACGTGGGCGACGCCGACGTCGGCAGCAAGGTCAACATCGGCGCCGGCACCATCACCTGCAACTACGATGGCGCCAACAAGCACCGCACCATCATCGAGGACGAGGTCTTCATCGGCTCCGACACCCAGCTCGTCGCGCCGGTGCGCGTCGGCCGCGGCGCCACGCTCGGCGCCGGCACCACGCTGACCAAGGATGCGCCGGCCGAGCAGCTCACCGTCACCCGCGTCAAGCAGATCAGCCTCAACTGGAAGCGCCCGGTGAAGCAGCCGCGCTGA
- the glmS gene encoding glutamine--fructose-6-phosphate transaminase (isomerizing) gives MCGIVTAIATNNVVPVLLEGLRKLEYRGYDSAGLAVLSGELTRLRACGRVAELAALADARQLSAHVGIAHTRWATHGVPSERNAHPHISAGLAVVHNGIIENFEAIRAELQGKGYVFESETDTEAIAHLVHFKLQSTPDLFEAVRQATNELVGAYAIGVVAEADPFRIIVARRGSPLLLGIGEDGMYAASDTAALLQVTRKIVYLEDGDLAELRRDSYIVIRPDGSPVERAVHLSSLSADAVELGKFRHYMQKEIFEQPQALAQTLELIAGGAGITPQHFGARAAEVFDGVRRVLILACGTSYHAGLVARYWIEAIAKLPVTVEIASEYRYRESVPDAETLVVVISQSGETADTLAALKHAKTLGMERTLAICNVPESAIVRETALRFITRAGPEIGVASTKAFTTQLAAFALLTLALAKINGRLSQEEEERRLAALRHLPVAVQKVLELEPEIEQWAQRFAGKEHALFLGRGSHWPIAMEGALKLKEISYIHAEAYAAGELKHGPLALVDKDMPVIAVSPADELLEKLKSNLQEVRARGGELYVFADAGSEIPESEGVHILHMPEHYGMLSPVLHVIPLQLLSYHAALVKGTDVDKPRNLAKSVTVE, from the coding sequence ATGTGTGGCATCGTCACCGCAATCGCAACCAACAACGTCGTTCCGGTCCTGCTCGAGGGCCTGCGCAAGCTCGAGTACCGCGGCTACGACTCGGCCGGCCTCGCGGTGCTGTCGGGCGAGCTCACCCGCCTGCGCGCCTGCGGGCGCGTGGCCGAACTCGCCGCCCTGGCCGATGCGCGCCAGCTCTCGGCTCACGTCGGCATCGCCCACACGCGCTGGGCCACCCACGGCGTGCCCTCCGAGCGTAACGCCCATCCGCACATCTCCGCCGGCCTGGCGGTGGTGCACAACGGCATCATCGAGAACTTCGAGGCCATCAGGGCCGAGCTGCAGGGCAAGGGCTACGTCTTCGAGTCCGAGACCGACACCGAGGCCATCGCCCACCTGGTGCATTTCAAGCTGCAATCCACCCCCGACCTCTTCGAGGCCGTGCGCCAGGCCACCAACGAACTCGTTGGCGCCTACGCCATCGGTGTGGTGGCCGAGGCCGACCCCTTCCGCATCATCGTCGCCCGCCGCGGCTCGCCGCTGCTGCTCGGCATCGGCGAGGACGGCATGTATGCCGCCTCCGACACCGCCGCGCTGCTGCAGGTCACGCGCAAGATCGTCTATCTGGAAGACGGCGACCTCGCCGAACTGCGCCGCGACAGCTACATCGTGATCCGTCCCGACGGCAGCCCGGTCGAGCGCGCGGTGCACCTCTCCAGCCTGTCGGCCGATGCGGTGGAGCTGGGCAAGTTCCGCCACTACATGCAGAAGGAGATCTTCGAGCAGCCGCAGGCCCTGGCGCAGACGCTTGAACTGATCGCCGGCGGCGCCGGCATCACCCCGCAGCACTTCGGCGCACGCGCAGCGGAAGTCTTCGACGGCGTGCGCCGCGTGCTCATCCTGGCCTGCGGCACGAGCTATCACGCCGGCCTGGTCGCGCGCTACTGGATCGAGGCCATCGCCAAGCTGCCGGTCACGGTCGAGATCGCCAGCGAATACCGCTACCGCGAGTCCGTACCCGACGCCGAAACGCTCGTCGTGGTCATCTCGCAGTCGGGCGAGACCGCCGACACCCTGGCCGCCCTCAAGCACGCCAAGACGCTCGGCATGGAACGCACGCTGGCCATCTGCAACGTGCCCGAGTCGGCCATCGTGCGCGAGACCGCGCTGCGCTTCATCACCCGTGCCGGCCCCGAGATCGGCGTCGCCTCCACCAAGGCCTTCACTACCCAGCTCGCCGCCTTCGCGCTGCTCACGCTGGCGCTCGCCAAGATCAACGGCCGGCTGAGCCAGGAAGAGGAGGAGCGCCGCCTCGCCGCGCTGCGCCACCTGCCGGTCGCGGTGCAGAAGGTGCTCGAGCTCGAGCCCGAGATCGAGCAGTGGGCCCAGCGCTTCGCCGGCAAGGAACACGCGCTCTTCCTCGGCCGCGGCAGCCACTGGCCGATCGCCATGGAAGGCGCGCTCAAGCTCAAGGAGATCTCCTACATCCACGCCGAAGCCTACGCCGCCGGCGAGCTCAAGCACGGCCCGCTGGCGCTGGTGGACAAGGACATGCCGGTGATCGCCGTGTCGCCCGCCGACGAGCTGCTGGAAAAGCTCAAGTCCAACCTGCAGGAAGTGCGCGCGCGCGGCGGCGAGCTCTACGTGTTCGCCGACGCGGGCAGCGAGATCCCGGAGTCGGAAGGCGTGCACATCCTGCACATGCCCGAGCACTACGGCATGCTGTCGCCGGTGCTGCACGTGATCCCGCTGCAGCTGCTGTCGTACCACGCGGCGCTGGTGAAGGGCACGGACGTGGATAAGCCGAGGAACCTGGCGAAGAGCGTGACCGTCGAGTGA
- a CDS encoding SOS response-associated peptidase, with protein sequence MCGRYALYGPISRLSERFAASIDALPADFGPRYNAAPMQMLPVVRQRPGGERVAHLLRWGLLPGWAKDPGIATRLINARAETLAEKPAFRAAYRARRCIVPASGFYEWKAVPGGKQPYYIQPANDELFGLAGLWERWTRPEGTPIDTFTVITTAANATMQALHERMPVILQPADYGPWLSRDTAPERLGQLLAPCPDGMLSMHPVSKAVGNVRNEGARLIAPESDPQPR encoded by the coding sequence ATGTGCGGAAGATACGCGCTCTACGGCCCCATCTCACGCCTGAGTGAGCGGTTCGCGGCCAGCATCGACGCGCTGCCGGCCGACTTCGGGCCGCGCTACAACGCGGCTCCGATGCAGATGCTGCCCGTCGTCCGCCAGCGCCCCGGCGGCGAGCGCGTGGCACACCTGCTGCGCTGGGGCCTGCTCCCGGGCTGGGCAAAGGACCCGGGCATCGCCACCCGGCTCATCAATGCGCGCGCCGAGACGCTGGCCGAGAAGCCCGCCTTCCGCGCGGCCTACCGGGCGCGCCGCTGCATCGTGCCGGCATCCGGCTTCTACGAATGGAAGGCGGTCCCCGGCGGCAAGCAGCCCTATTACATCCAGCCCGCCAATGACGAACTGTTCGGCCTTGCCGGCCTGTGGGAACGATGGACCCGCCCCGAGGGCACGCCGATCGACACCTTCACCGTCATCACCACGGCGGCGAACGCGACCATGCAGGCGCTGCACGAGCGCATGCCGGTAATCCTTCAGCCCGCGGACTACGGTCCGTGGCTGAGCCGCGACACCGCACCGGAGCGGCTCGGCCAACTCCTTGCCCCCTGCCCGGACGGCATGCTGAGCATGCATCCGGTGTCGAAGGCGGTCGGCAACGTCCGCAACGAAGGCGCGCGATTGATCGCGCCCGAGTCGGATCCGCAGCCGCGCTGA
- a CDS encoding (Fe-S)-binding protein — protein MNQPRSDSRPTSPRVALFVTCLVDAMRPSVGFAALKLLRDAGCRVEIPQAQTCCGQPAFNSGDTADAARLARHFIETFEGYDYVVAPSGSCVGMTRVHYAEALAGDPAWAERARRLGERTFELMSFLVDVMGYAPADVKLDASFTYHDSCSGLRELGVHDQPRALLGKVEGLTLKPLEGNDVCCGFGGTFCVKYAAISNAVVGEKAEAIERSGAQLLLGGDLGCLMNMAGKLKRKGAEVRAFHAAEVLAGMGGGAAIGEEG, from the coding sequence ATGAACCAGCCCCGAAGCGATTCGCGCCCGACTTCGCCGCGCGTCGCGCTCTTCGTCACCTGCCTGGTGGATGCGATGCGTCCGAGCGTCGGCTTCGCCGCGCTCAAGCTGCTGCGCGACGCCGGCTGCCGGGTCGAGATCCCGCAGGCGCAGACCTGCTGCGGCCAGCCCGCCTTCAACAGCGGCGACACTGCAGATGCGGCCAGGTTGGCCCGTCACTTCATCGAGACCTTCGAGGGCTACGACTACGTGGTCGCGCCCTCGGGCTCCTGTGTGGGCATGACCAGGGTGCACTACGCCGAGGCGCTCGCCGGCGACCCGGCCTGGGCCGAGCGCGCGCGCCGGCTGGGCGAGCGGACCTTCGAGCTGATGAGCTTTCTGGTCGACGTGATGGGCTACGCCCCGGCGGACGTGAAGCTCGACGCCAGCTTCACCTACCACGACAGCTGCTCGGGCCTGCGCGAGCTCGGCGTGCATGATCAGCCGCGCGCGCTGCTCGGCAAGGTCGAGGGGCTCACCCTGAAGCCGCTCGAGGGCAACGACGTGTGCTGCGGCTTCGGCGGGACCTTCTGCGTCAAGTACGCGGCGATCTCCAACGCGGTCGTGGGCGAGAAGGCCGAGGCCATCGAGCGCAGCGGCGCGCAGCTGCTGCTCGGGGGCGACCTCGGCTGCCTGATGAACATGGCCGGCAAGCTCAAGCGCAAGGGCGCGGAGGTACGCGCCTTCCATGCCGCCGAGGTGCTCGCCGGCATGGGCGGCGGCGCAGCGATCGGCGAGGAGGGCTGA